Proteins encoded together in one Bradyrhizobium sp. PSBB068 window:
- a CDS encoding L,D-transpeptidase — protein sequence MENRRTTAQITGTMRRWGPPAFVTFAAIVTLASLTGGVAAKQQRPAATAEATAPRAAGEPIMAIVSISAQKVTVYDADGWIYRAPVSSGVKGRETPAGVFALVEKDKDHHSTMYDDAWMPNMQRITWNGVALHGGPLPGYAASHGCVRMPYDFAEKLFDKTRIGMRVIIAPNDVAPVDFSHPALFVPNAQAIAAAPARAETLAREAADAAKVADEAKKASAAATKEAALFTPASLRKLQQAKARADAAVAFADKTLANAKTDQAKARAEDLKQKAAAKAAEATTQFEAAQGDAKPKLDAAAAAKDAAKAAEAKKTETQKAATEAKLALEPVSVYISRATQKLYVRRNTHKPWADGGEVFDSSIEVPVTIRDPDRPIGTHIYTAMARNDSGLRWTEVTIDDGDNAKDALDRVTIPQDVLDRIAPTVVPRSSIIISDEPLSAETNYRTEFVAVLSNQPQGGFITRKPTRPMETDDMVASSDDDGFGFFSRRSWNPQSGTQYGYPQYGNPQAPTQYGTPYYGNPQAGNPRRRGGQYYWQSQQDW from the coding sequence ATGGAAAATCGTAGGACGACGGCGCAAATCACCGGAACGATGCGGCGTTGGGGGCCTCCCGCCTTTGTGACTTTCGCGGCCATCGTCACACTTGCGTCATTGACCGGCGGCGTCGCTGCAAAGCAGCAGCGCCCAGCGGCAACTGCCGAGGCGACCGCGCCCCGCGCGGCGGGCGAGCCGATCATGGCGATCGTGTCGATCAGCGCCCAGAAGGTGACCGTCTACGACGCCGACGGCTGGATTTACCGCGCGCCGGTATCGAGCGGCGTCAAGGGACGCGAGACGCCGGCCGGCGTGTTTGCGCTGGTGGAGAAGGACAAGGACCATCACTCAACCATGTACGACGATGCCTGGATGCCGAACATGCAGCGCATCACCTGGAATGGCGTCGCGTTGCATGGTGGGCCGCTGCCGGGCTATGCGGCCTCCCACGGCTGCGTGCGGATGCCCTACGACTTTGCCGAGAAGCTGTTCGACAAGACGCGGATCGGGATGCGGGTGATCATCGCGCCGAATGACGTGGCCCCGGTCGATTTCAGCCATCCGGCGCTGTTCGTGCCGAACGCACAGGCCATTGCCGCCGCTCCGGCGCGTGCCGAGACGCTGGCCCGCGAGGCCGCGGATGCCGCCAAGGTCGCCGACGAGGCCAAGAAGGCGTCAGCCGCCGCCACGAAGGAAGCCGCACTGTTCACGCCGGCCTCGCTGCGCAAGCTGCAACAGGCCAAGGCCCGTGCCGATGCTGCCGTTGCGTTCGCCGACAAGACGCTCGCCAATGCCAAGACCGATCAGGCCAAGGCGCGCGCCGAGGATCTGAAGCAGAAGGCGGCTGCCAAGGCCGCGGAGGCGACCACGCAATTCGAGGCCGCCCAGGGCGACGCCAAGCCGAAGCTCGATGCCGCGGCAGCGGCAAAGGACGCGGCCAAGGCGGCCGAGGCCAAGAAGACCGAGACCCAGAAGGCAGCGACCGAAGCGAAGCTCGCGCTCGAGCCGGTCTCGGTCTACATCAGCCGCGCGACGCAGAAGCTCTACGTCCGGCGCAACACCCACAAGCCATGGGCCGACGGCGGCGAGGTGTTCGATTCAAGCATCGAGGTTCCCGTCACCATTCGCGATCCGGACCGGCCGATCGGCACCCATATCTACACGGCGATGGCGCGCAACGATTCCGGCCTGCGCTGGACCGAGGTGACGATCGACGACGGCGACAACGCCAAGGACGCGCTCGACCGCGTCACCATCCCGCAGGATGTGCTGGATCGGATCGCGCCGACCGTCGTGCCGCGCTCCTCGATCATCATCTCGGATGAGCCATTGAGCGCCGAGACCAACTATCGCACCGAGTTCGTCGCCGTTTTGAGCAACCAGCCCCAGGGCGGTTTCATCACGCGCAAGCCGACCAGGCCGATGGAGACCGACGACATGGTTGCGAGCTCGGACGACGACGGTTTCGGTTTCTTCTCCCGGCGCAGCTGGAATCCCCAGTCCGGTACCCAGTACGGCTATCCGCAATACGGCAATCCCCAGGCGCCGACCCAGTACGGCACGCCGTATTACGGCAATCCGCAAGCCGGCAATCCGCGCCGGCGCGGCGGCCAGTACTACTGGCAATCGCAACAGGACTGGTAG
- the glgA gene encoding glycogen synthase GlgA: MKVLFVTTEMDDFVRVGGLAAVSAALPRALRPWSDVRIMLPGYRDVVEQFTHIEIVGQCAALAEMPACTLGRASTKDGLPVYVLLCPELYDRPGNPYGDESGRDWPDNDIRFGRFASAAAELAAGTLDKNWAADLVHANDWQAALTPAYLAWRQLRIPSILTIHNLAYQGLFPKDSLRRIGAPDSSFHIDGLEFYDKLSFLKGGLVYASHLTTVSATYAKEITTAELGCGLEGLLRVRSAAHQLTGILNGIDESWDPRHCAQLAQPFGAGDWKGKQANADYVRRQFGLAVSRGPIFGLVARLVHQKGVDLVLSAADEIIRDGGQIVVTGSGEPAIEDALVAAHRRRPDAIGVIIGFNDGQARRIFAGSDFTLMPSRFEPCGLSQMYAQRFGSLPIGHQTGGLAETIADGETGFLFSQPSAESFLGGVRRAFDTYRAKDRLNAMRASAMAKSYSWNLSAACYSALYRRLVIPQAA; the protein is encoded by the coding sequence TTGAAGGTCTTATTCGTCACGACGGAAATGGACGATTTCGTCCGTGTCGGCGGACTTGCCGCCGTTTCCGCAGCGCTTCCGCGGGCGCTCCGCCCCTGGAGCGACGTCAGGATCATGCTTCCCGGCTACCGGGATGTGGTCGAACAGTTCACCCATATTGAAATCGTTGGACAATGCGCAGCCCTGGCCGAGATGCCGGCCTGCACGCTCGGGCGCGCATCGACCAAGGACGGGCTGCCGGTCTATGTGCTGCTGTGTCCAGAGCTCTACGACCGGCCGGGCAATCCCTATGGCGATGAGTCCGGCCGCGACTGGCCCGACAACGACATCCGGTTCGGCCGCTTTGCCTCCGCCGCTGCCGAACTTGCAGCCGGAACGCTGGACAAGAATTGGGCAGCCGACCTGGTTCACGCCAACGACTGGCAGGCCGCGCTCACACCCGCCTACCTCGCCTGGCGTCAGCTGCGGATTCCGTCGATCCTGACCATCCACAACCTTGCCTATCAGGGCCTGTTTCCGAAGGACTCGCTGCGGCGGATCGGCGCACCGGACAGCTCATTCCACATCGACGGGCTGGAGTTCTACGACAAGCTCTCCTTCCTCAAGGGTGGGCTCGTCTACGCCTCGCACCTGACCACCGTCAGCGCGACCTACGCGAAGGAGATCACGACCGCGGAGCTCGGCTGCGGGCTGGAGGGGCTGCTGCGCGTGCGCTCCGCCGCCCACCAGCTGACCGGCATCCTGAACGGCATCGACGAGAGCTGGGATCCGCGCCACTGCGCGCAGCTCGCGCAGCCGTTCGGCGCCGGCGACTGGAAAGGCAAGCAGGCCAACGCCGACTATGTCCGCCGGCAGTTCGGGCTCGCGGTCTCGCGCGGGCCGATCTTCGGCCTGGTCGCGCGGCTCGTGCATCAGAAGGGCGTCGACCTCGTGCTGTCGGCCGCCGACGAAATCATCAGGGACGGCGGACAAATCGTCGTGACCGGCAGCGGCGAGCCCGCGATCGAGGACGCGCTGGTGGCCGCGCACCGGCGCCGCCCTGACGCGATCGGCGTCATCATCGGCTTCAACGACGGCCAGGCTCGCCGGATCTTCGCCGGCAGCGATTTCACCCTGATGCCGTCGCGCTTCGAGCCCTGCGGCCTCAGCCAGATGTACGCGCAGCGCTTCGGTTCGCTCCCGATCGGTCACCAGACCGGCGGGCTTGCGGAAACCATCGCCGACGGCGAGACCGGCTTCCTGTTCTCGCAGCCGTCGGCGGAGTCCTTCCTGGGCGGCGTCAGGCGTGCGTTCGACACCTATCGCGCCAAAGACCGCCTCAACGCGATGCGCGCCAGCGCGATGGCCAAGTCCTACAGCTGGAACCTGTCGGCGGCCTGCTACAGCGCGCTCTACAGACGGCTGGTGATACCGCAGGCGGCGTAG
- a CDS encoding methyltransferase domain-containing protein, which yields MDVNQERLNSFMGKMIGDVGAAMNASLMLLGDKLGLYQALAKQGPMNASALAKATGTAERYVQEWLSAQAASGYIEYDSKSGKFSMLPEQALALADEDSPVFLGAVGSLVGATFLDEPKITDAFKTGKGVGWNKRNECLFCGTARFFRTSYKHYLVQEWLPALEGVVDKLKKGAVVADVGCGHGVSTRLMAEAFPKSTFYGFDYHDGSIQTARQSAREAGLSDRVHFETHSAKTFPAKGYDLVCFFDCLHDMGDPVGALKHTRSTLADDGTCLLIEPFANDRLEDNLNPIGRVYYAASTMICTPASLDQEVGLALGAQAGEARLREVARQGGFSRFRRAAETPFNLILEARP from the coding sequence ATGGACGTCAACCAAGAACGCCTCAATTCATTCATGGGAAAGATGATTGGCGATGTCGGTGCGGCGATGAACGCCTCGCTGATGCTGCTGGGCGACAAGCTCGGGCTGTACCAGGCACTCGCAAAGCAGGGACCGATGAATGCCTCGGCGCTGGCCAAGGCGACCGGAACGGCCGAGCGCTACGTGCAGGAATGGCTCTCGGCGCAGGCCGCCTCCGGCTACATCGAATATGACAGCAAGTCCGGGAAATTCTCGATGCTGCCCGAGCAGGCGCTCGCGCTTGCCGACGAGGACAGCCCGGTCTTCCTCGGCGCGGTGGGAAGCCTGGTCGGCGCGACGTTTCTCGACGAGCCGAAAATCACCGACGCGTTCAAGACCGGCAAGGGCGTCGGCTGGAACAAGCGCAACGAGTGCCTGTTCTGCGGCACTGCCCGCTTCTTCCGCACCAGCTACAAGCACTACCTGGTGCAGGAATGGCTGCCGGCGCTCGAAGGTGTCGTCGACAAGCTGAAGAAGGGCGCCGTCGTCGCCGACGTCGGCTGCGGGCACGGCGTCTCGACCCGGTTGATGGCGGAAGCGTTTCCAAAATCGACCTTCTACGGCTTCGACTATCACGACGGCTCGATCCAGACGGCGCGACAATCCGCGCGAGAGGCCGGATTGTCGGACCGCGTCCATTTCGAGACCCATTCTGCCAAGACATTCCCTGCCAAGGGGTACGATCTGGTGTGCTTCTTCGATTGCCTGCACGACATGGGAGATCCGGTCGGCGCCCTCAAGCACACCCGCTCTACCCTCGCCGACGACGGCACCTGCCTGTTGATCGAGCCGTTCGCCAACGACCGGCTGGAAGACAACCTCAATCCGATCGGGCGCGTCTACTACGCGGCCTCGACAATGATCTGCACGCCGGCGTCGCTGGATCAGGAGGTCGGGCTTGCGCTCGGCGCTCAGGCCGGAGAGGCCAGGTTGCGCGAGGTGGCACGCCAGGGCGGCTTCTCGCGCTTCCGCCGCGCGGCGGAAACGCCGTTCAACCTGATCCTGGAAGCGCGCCCGTAG
- a CDS encoding amylo-alpha-1,6-glucosidase: MAADVVTQIITARITEHVAESPFYIPMTGPAARPRRSLKHDDTFIVLDSHGDIGASAGGPDGLFNADTRYLARLEMVLEDVQPLLLGSNMRDDNSALTVDLTNSDVYRDGRLTLQKDTLHIVRSIFLWRGTAYQRIGLQNHGDHAASFDLTLLFDNDFADLFEVRGERRPRRGIGSSKLLGPTDVVLEYCGLDEQTRITALHFDPRPTRLSVNAATYHFDLEPGQLTSLFVAVSCNKPIMQKPVPFFRGLLAHRREMRNSSAGAASIETSNNIFNEVLCQAMADLNMLMTETPQGRYPYAGIPWYSTTFGRDGLITALQMLWVDPRIAKGVLKRLALFQAKAVDPLADAAPGKILHEMRGGEMAALREVPFAQYYGSVDSTPLFVLLAGLYLERTGDVETLRELWPAVEAGLQWIDGPGDPDRDGFVEYQRATEKGLRNQGWKDSFDAIFHADGTLAEGNIALAEVQGYVFAGKQLAARAARTLGFADKALKLEAEAERLRARFEEAFWCEELGTYAVALDGAKQPCRVRTSNAGQTLFSGMVRQDRARRVAADLMSQKFFSGWGIRTVAVGEARYNPMSYHDGSIWPHDNALIALGLARYGLKRSVAHLFKGLFDAASYMELRRLPELFCGFRRERRRGPVLYPVACAPQAWASATPFTLLEAALGLEFDTARGEIRLRDPCLPEFLNDVVLRDLRLGASSVDLRLRRHGDEVSLEVLRTRGQIQVSIVLTH; encoded by the coding sequence ATGGCAGCTGACGTCGTTACGCAGATCATCACCGCTCGTATCACTGAGCACGTAGCCGAATCGCCGTTCTACATTCCGATGACCGGGCCGGCGGCGCGGCCGCGGCGCTCGCTCAAGCATGACGACACCTTCATCGTGCTCGATAGCCATGGCGACATCGGCGCCTCGGCCGGCGGGCCGGACGGCCTGTTCAACGCCGACACCCGCTACCTCGCGCGGCTGGAAATGGTGCTGGAGGACGTGCAGCCCTTGCTGCTCGGCTCCAACATGCGCGACGACAATTCGGCGCTGACGGTCGATCTCACCAATTCCGACGTCTATCGCGACGGCCGCCTGACGTTGCAGAAGGACACGCTGCACATCGTGCGCTCGATCTTCCTGTGGCGCGGCACCGCCTATCAGCGCATTGGCCTGCAGAACCACGGCGATCATGCCGCGAGCTTCGATCTGACGCTGCTGTTCGACAATGACTTCGCCGACCTGTTCGAGGTGCGCGGCGAGCGGCGGCCGCGGCGTGGCATCGGTTCGAGCAAGCTGCTCGGCCCGACCGACGTGGTGCTGGAGTATTGCGGTCTCGACGAGCAGACGCGGATCACCGCGCTGCATTTCGATCCGCGGCCGACCCGGCTGTCGGTCAACGCCGCGACCTATCATTTCGATCTCGAGCCGGGGCAGCTCACCTCGTTGTTCGTTGCAGTGTCCTGCAACAAGCCGATCATGCAGAAGCCGGTGCCGTTTTTCCGCGGGCTCCTGGCGCACCGGCGCGAGATGCGGAATTCGTCGGCTGGTGCGGCCTCGATCGAAACCTCGAACAACATCTTCAACGAGGTGCTGTGCCAGGCGATGGCCGACCTCAACATGCTGATGACGGAGACGCCGCAGGGCCGTTATCCCTATGCCGGTATTCCCTGGTATTCGACGACGTTCGGCCGCGACGGCCTGATCACCGCGTTGCAGATGCTGTGGGTCGATCCGCGGATCGCCAAGGGCGTTCTGAAGCGGCTGGCGCTGTTCCAGGCCAAGGCGGTCGATCCGCTCGCCGATGCCGCCCCCGGCAAGATCCTGCACGAGATGCGCGGCGGCGAGATGGCCGCGCTGCGCGAGGTGCCGTTCGCGCAATATTACGGCAGCGTCGATTCGACGCCGCTGTTCGTGCTGCTCGCGGGGCTCTATCTGGAGCGCACCGGCGACGTCGAGACGTTGCGCGAGCTGTGGCCGGCGGTCGAGGCCGGATTGCAGTGGATCGACGGTCCGGGTGATCCCGACCGCGACGGCTTCGTCGAGTATCAGCGCGCCACCGAAAAGGGACTGCGGAACCAGGGCTGGAAGGACTCCTTCGACGCCATCTTTCACGCCGATGGCACGCTTGCCGAGGGCAATATCGCGCTGGCTGAAGTGCAGGGCTATGTGTTCGCCGGCAAGCAGCTCGCCGCGCGCGCGGCGCGCACGCTCGGCTTTGCGGACAAGGCGTTGAAGCTCGAAGCCGAGGCCGAACGGCTGCGCGCGCGGTTCGAGGAGGCATTCTGGTGCGAAGAGCTCGGCACCTATGCGGTCGCGCTCGACGGCGCCAAGCAGCCCTGCAGGGTGCGCACGTCGAATGCCGGACAGACCTTGTTTTCCGGCATGGTGCGCCAAGACCGCGCGCGACGGGTCGCCGCGGATCTGATGAGCCAAAAATTCTTCTCGGGCTGGGGAATCCGAACCGTCGCCGTCGGCGAAGCGCGCTACAATCCGATGTCGTATCACGACGGCTCGATCTGGCCGCATGACAACGCGCTGATCGCGCTCGGATTGGCCCGCTACGGCCTCAAGCGTTCGGTCGCGCATCTTTTCAAAGGGCTGTTCGACGCCGCGAGCTATATGGAGCTACGGCGGCTGCCCGAGCTGTTCTGCGGCTTCCGCCGCGAGCGCCGGCGCGGCCCGGTGCTCTATCCCGTGGCCTGCGCGCCGCAGGCGTGGGCCAGCGCGACGCCGTTCACGCTGCTGGAGGCCGCGCTCGGGCTGGAATTCGACACCGCGCGCGGCGAGATCCGCTTGCGTGATCCGTGCCTGCCGGAGTTCCTCAACGACGTGGTGCTGCGCGATCTCAGGCTCGGCGCATCCAGCGTCGATCTGCGGCTGCGCCGCCACGGCGATGAGGTGTCACTCGAAGTGTTGCGGACGCGCGGCCAGATCCAGGTGTCGATCGTGTTGACGCATTGA
- a CDS encoding MFS transporter, which translates to MSIVAERPGPEQPSAPSRESQRGLDWFVFFLADVQTGFGPFIAVYLTTQKWTQVEIGFVLSMGGIVGLLGQIPGGAIVDAARSERVVAGCAVAAIGSAALAYALWPIFPVVTLAATLHALASCVLGPAIAAISLGLVGPLAIGERLGRNARFASLGSGSAAALMGACGYFLSSRSVFLVTFLLAIPTLLALARIREREIDIAQAHGAVKREVPDKKATSVLGLVRQRSLLIFAGAMLLFQLANAAMLPLMAGVVTTRSSQWAPVLIAACIIVPQAIVALCSPSVGRKAQAWGRRPLLLIAFASLVIRGLLFATVRDPYLLVVVQVFDGITAAIFSVMVPLIVADVAFGSGHFNLAQGIVGTAVGVGASLSTVLAGYVSDKLGSGTAFTGLAGVAALGLLVIWLVMPETRRTA; encoded by the coding sequence GTGTCAATTGTCGCTGAACGGCCCGGCCCGGAGCAGCCGAGTGCGCCGTCGCGCGAAAGCCAGCGCGGGCTGGACTGGTTCGTCTTTTTCCTGGCCGACGTGCAAACCGGGTTTGGTCCGTTTATCGCGGTCTATCTGACGACCCAGAAATGGACCCAGGTCGAGATCGGCTTCGTGCTCTCGATGGGGGGCATCGTCGGCCTGCTCGGCCAGATACCCGGTGGTGCGATCGTCGATGCGGCGCGCTCGGAGCGCGTGGTCGCGGGCTGCGCGGTGGCCGCGATCGGGTCGGCTGCGCTGGCTTACGCGCTGTGGCCGATCTTTCCCGTGGTGACGCTCGCCGCGACGCTGCACGCGCTTGCAAGCTGCGTGCTGGGACCGGCGATCGCCGCGATCAGCCTCGGCCTGGTCGGGCCGCTGGCGATCGGCGAGCGGCTCGGCCGCAACGCGCGGTTCGCCTCGCTCGGCAGCGGCTCGGCCGCGGCGCTGATGGGGGCCTGCGGCTATTTCCTGTCGAGCCGTTCCGTGTTCCTCGTCACCTTCCTGCTGGCAATTCCGACGCTGTTGGCGCTGGCGCGGATCCGCGAGCGCGAGATCGACATCGCGCAGGCCCACGGTGCGGTGAAGCGCGAGGTGCCGGACAAGAAAGCAACCAGCGTCCTCGGCCTGGTCCGGCAGCGCTCACTGCTGATCTTCGCCGGTGCGATGCTGTTGTTCCAGCTCGCCAATGCCGCGATGCTGCCGTTGATGGCCGGCGTGGTGACGACGCGTTCGAGCCAATGGGCGCCGGTCCTGATCGCCGCCTGCATCATCGTGCCGCAGGCGATCGTCGCGTTGTGTTCCCCCTCGGTCGGCCGCAAGGCCCAGGCCTGGGGCCGGCGGCCGCTGCTCTTGATCGCGTTCGCCTCGCTGGTGATCCGCGGCCTGTTGTTCGCAACGGTGCGCGATCCCTATCTACTGGTCGTGGTGCAGGTCTTCGACGGCATCACTGCGGCGATCTTCAGCGTCATGGTGCCGTTGATCGTGGCCGACGTCGCGTTCGGCAGCGGCCATTTCAACCTGGCACAGGGCATCGTCGGCACCGCGGTCGGCGTCGGCGCTTCGCTCAGCACGGTGCTGGCCGGCTATGTCAGCGACAAGCTCGGCAGCGGCACGGCCTTCACGGGCCTCGCCGGCGTTGCCGCGCTCGGGCTGCTCGTGATCTGGCTGGTGATGCCGGAGACGCGGCGGACGGCATGA
- a CDS encoding ABC transporter ATP-binding protein — MDHLSGYAHRPFPFVLRYLRRRLPSHVVILSAVVAAVACSVGTQYGVKNLVDALSAGPSAAHGVWLAFALLMSLIAADNFLWRIASWTASYTFVSVSGDLRRDMFRHLTGHAPSYFTDRLPGMLTSRITATSNAVFTVENMFVWNVLPPCIATFAAITLVGTVSLTMSAVLILIAGTMVVAMFRMAAAGRPLHDDFANRAAAVDGEMVDVINNLPLVRAFCGLGYEHDRFDATVNRELVARGRSLRYLEKLRLVHAAVTVVLTIAMLAWALSLWQQGQATTGDVVLVCTLGISILSATRDLAVALVDVTQHVARLTEALATLLQPHELKDHPEAEVLVKSGAAIAFNNVSFRYPGGLQVFERFSLRIQPGQRVGLVGQSGGGKSTLFTLLQRFYDVEQGSIAVDGQDISRVTQQSLRAAISVVPQDISLFHRSILENIRYGRPDATDDEVLRAAIAARCDFIESLPEGMNTIVGDRGVKVSGGQRQRIAIARAFLKDAPILLLDEATAALDAESEEAIREALSRLMRGRTVVAIAHRLATLRSFDRVVVLQGGRIVEDGPPDILVKGRGPYRDLVAREMGRLSTSAA, encoded by the coding sequence ATGGACCATCTGTCAGGATACGCGCATCGCCCGTTCCCTTTTGTGCTGCGCTATCTGCGCCGGCGGCTTCCGTCGCATGTTGTAATCTTGTCGGCTGTCGTCGCAGCGGTTGCCTGCTCGGTAGGCACGCAATATGGCGTGAAGAACCTGGTCGACGCGCTGTCGGCCGGGCCGTCGGCCGCGCATGGCGTATGGCTGGCATTCGCGCTGCTCATGTCGCTGATCGCCGCCGACAACTTCCTGTGGCGGATCGCGAGCTGGACCGCGAGCTACACCTTCGTCAGCGTCTCCGGCGACCTGCGCCGCGACATGTTCCGCCATCTCACCGGCCACGCGCCGAGCTATTTCACCGACCGGCTGCCGGGCATGCTGACCAGCCGGATCACGGCGACGTCGAACGCGGTGTTTACAGTCGAGAACATGTTCGTATGGAATGTGTTGCCGCCGTGCATCGCAACCTTTGCCGCGATCACCCTGGTTGGGACCGTAAGCCTGACAATGTCAGCCGTGCTGATCCTGATCGCGGGAACCATGGTGGTGGCAATGTTCCGCATGGCCGCCGCCGGCCGACCCTTGCATGACGATTTTGCCAACCGGGCGGCCGCGGTCGATGGCGAGATGGTCGATGTGATCAACAATTTGCCGCTGGTGCGCGCGTTCTGCGGCCTCGGCTACGAGCACGACCGCTTCGATGCGACGGTGAATCGGGAACTGGTCGCGCGCGGCCGTTCCCTGCGCTATCTCGAAAAGCTCCGCCTCGTTCACGCTGCCGTGACCGTCGTTCTGACTATTGCGATGTTGGCCTGGGCGCTCTCGCTCTGGCAGCAGGGCCAGGCCACGACCGGCGACGTCGTGCTGGTCTGCACGCTCGGCATCTCGATCCTCAGCGCGACTCGCGATCTCGCCGTTGCGCTGGTCGACGTCACCCAGCATGTCGCGCGCCTCACCGAGGCGCTGGCGACGCTGTTGCAGCCGCACGAGCTGAAGGACCATCCGGAAGCCGAGGTGCTGGTGAAGAGCGGTGCAGCGATCGCGTTTAACAACGTGTCGTTCCGATATCCCGGCGGCCTGCAGGTGTTCGAGCGCTTCAGCCTCCGCATCCAGCCCGGCCAGCGCGTCGGCCTGGTCGGCCAGTCCGGCGGCGGCAAGTCAACACTATTTACCCTTCTGCAGCGCTTTTACGATGTCGAGCAGGGCAGCATCGCGGTCGACGGCCAGGATATCTCGCGCGTCACCCAGCAGAGCCTCCGTGCGGCAATCTCGGTGGTGCCACAGGACATCTCGCTGTTCCACCGTTCGATCCTGGAGAACATCCGCTACGGTCGGCCGGACGCCACCGACGATGAAGTGCTGCGCGCGGCGATCGCGGCGCGCTGCGACTTCATCGAGAGCCTGCCCGAGGGCATGAACACCATCGTCGGCGATCGCGGCGTCAAGGTTTCGGGCGGACAGCGCCAGCGCATCGCGATCGCGCGCGCGTTCCTGAAGGACGCGCCGATCCTGCTGCTCGACGAGGCCACGGCGGCGCTCGATGCCGAATCCGAGGAGGCGATCCGTGAGGCGTTGTCGCGCCTGATGCGCGGGCGTACGGTGGTCGCGATCGCACACCGCCTCGCGACGCTGCGCAGCTTCGACCGCGTGGTCGTGCTGCAGGGCGGCCGGATCGTCGAGGACGGTCCGCCCGATATCCTGGTGAAGGGAAGGGGTCCGTACCGCGACCTCGTGGCGCGCGAAATGGGCCGCCTTTCCACCAGCGCGGCCTGA
- a CDS encoding PRC-barrel domain-containing protein, producing MRPRIMVVAAALLTCAGVRAADDASPSPVPSPPAAAQAPAETPAPPAAAAAKESPPPSVTVIGARDAHGILGRDVRSSANEDMGRIVDVIVDRDGKVRAAVIDFGGFLGVGSRKIVVDWNALRFAGVSSKSDSITLDLNKQQVSAAPEYKEDTPLIVLGAAGNLHPWDYEH from the coding sequence ATGCGTCCGAGGATCATGGTTGTTGCAGCGGCGTTGCTGACATGTGCTGGTGTCCGCGCCGCCGACGATGCGTCGCCGTCGCCGGTACCATCACCGCCGGCAGCGGCCCAAGCGCCGGCGGAAACTCCCGCGCCGCCAGCGGCCGCCGCGGCAAAGGAGTCTCCACCGCCGTCGGTGACGGTGATCGGCGCGCGTGACGCGCACGGCATTCTCGGGCGCGACGTGCGCAGTTCCGCCAATGAGGACATGGGTCGCATCGTCGACGTCATCGTCGACCGCGACGGCAAGGTGCGCGCCGCGGTGATCGATTTCGGCGGCTTTCTCGGGGTCGGCAGCCGCAAGATCGTGGTCGACTGGAACGCGCTGCGGTTCGCCGGCGTTTCCAGCAAGAGCGACAGCATCACGCTGGACCTCAACAAGCAGCAGGTGAGCGCTGCGCCTGAATACAAGGAAGATACGCCGCTGATCGTGCTGGGCGCGGCCGGCAATCTCCATCCATGGGATTACGAGCATTAG